TGTCTGGATTTAGATGTCTCAGTGTTTTCCCTTTGGTTTCTCTTCAGATTTGCCATTTCTGTCTTTAGATCTGTAAGGTTCTTGTGTAGATGATGAATGATCTTAAGGATCTCGTCAACCTTCTAACTCAAGGTTTCTAGTTTGATAGGTATATaaattaacctatgtccatagtcttgaactgtTTTTTGTATATCCTTCAGATCTTAGGAGATCTTCGAGGTATCCGGCTCGGgttctttccaatcagttCCCTTAATGATAAACTTTAGAACTATAATTATGCAGGAATTTGTCCTTTCCGCTTCTCTtggctgggattctaccataAACTTCAGTAGAGTGTAAACACCTCACTCTGGTAGTATCTGTCGAACTTCAGAATTCCTCagccattcttgttcttcttctggcaTGAGAAGTTTTTTGTCAATCCTCTTGGAACCGTTGTAacatttgtcaagaatttccatgtaAAATTCccttttatgtattttcaaaatctgaaaatattttctgtttcattgtaactcgaactttcattcgattccattttctctcgaagaatctcctccattagtggataaataatatctaaatgtaatataaacatatatttcttcaatacaCCTAAGGTTCTGATACCATGTTTCGCGAGCAGGGGATTAGCATGCAATTAGATATGAATAAAGACTAAATGtgcaaaaattttatgaaattcatGGGACTAAAACCGTTGACCAAGGGACAGtgtgataatttattcataacataggagtgatttttgatattaaaatttttataaaaattttttttatattttcatatatcacaagggtcaaaatgaatttgaccccaacaattatatttgttctaattaattaatcacataaaattttattattatgttataatttCACAACATCATCCATACACATCCTCATACTCCACCTACTACCCAACTACAACAAGATCATAACTCCAATTTACTAAACCAACTCCACCACCTACTACCCAACTACAACAAGATCGTAACTCCAATTTACTAAACCACGCGCCACCGTCAGCCACCGATGACTGGGGCTGAGACACCACGTTCAGCCCTAGTCAGGAGCCACTCAACGACCTCCCCAAACACGAGTTCCACATTCTCATCCGGCTCCCCCACCAGCTGGTGCCACATTCCAGGATAAATCCTCAACGTCTTGTCCTTGCTGGCAGCACGATTGTAGAGGTCCTCCGCGCACACCGGGTCACAAACTATGTCGTCGCCACCATGCACGATCAGAAACGGCACGTCGACTTCACTGAACTTGCCTTGCACCTCTCGGCACACCCGTAGCAGCTCCTGCGCTGTGGATGCACGCGGCCTTAGTAGCGCCCGCCTTGGGCTTGCCAGCGCCAGCTTCCGCTTCCACTCCACCTTTTTCATTGATAAACAAAGGGAAAATGTCCAAATTTGAACAAGTCGCAAGTAATAGAAGTAAAGATGTAATTCCAATGCTTTCAGGAAGTAAAACTTTGGAGATTTTGGtgaaaaatgcataaaaattgCCATcacatttgtttttttctttttaataaaaaatgttaaaattgaattaaactCGTTATGACTAcccaataaagaaattaaacaaatactgAATATTTTATCCATCAAAACTCGTCCGGCCATGACTTAATTTGATCATCGTAAATCCATCAAAGCGAAGTATTATATACGAAAATTGTTATAAGCCTGCATAATAATAAGGGGAAATTCTAGTTTAGATCCAGTTTGGTCAAATTTGGACCAATCATATGACAAGTGCAATCAACTTActgtgtgattggtgtacagttaaaaaaagaatgaccAATACACATATACACTTgctttgtaattgatttgatgtGACCAAATCTAATCCAAACAAGAACTTTTCTAATACTAAGTTGACGGAGAAACATTCATAACAAACCGGAAGTTTCAGATGTGCACTCCTTCCCTCATGTAATAAAGTGTCTATTACCCCTATTGACAAGcacatttgattaattttcttagaaaatttaataaataatttaatgaactttcataaaattaaataaataataaaataaatataaaattctcaagatcatttttatcatttaaaataaatatataattttttaaaaaatagagataatttgTACAGAAGACATTGacgtttatataaatatatgtataattatctaaaagacaaaactaatttatataaacagatCATAATCTAAAaatggtaaatataattatccctaaaaagaaattaaataatagagGGAAATGTGGCGACTCGAGCTTTCAATTCCAAGCCGGCCCCCACCCccgattataattatatcataattttaattactcaCAACTATAATACTcgatattaattatcaatagtaaatatttataaataatcaataattattattaaaacaataaaaaaactaggattaaaataaaacaataatgcATTAATGCtcataatattgaattatgatGAAATTTCATATAGTTCCTCACACTTTTGTTTTTAGAGTGAaagtaatgaattattattatttttttaaataattctattcaattatgaatatcatatatcaatattttaacgACTATCAACGACAATAACacctattaataaaataaaattatacatactattaaaataaaaaatattctacacAGTGATAAAATTTAACCCTATGACCTCAAAAATAGAGCCTTAACTCCGCTAATTGAGCTACGGCTATCAACACTTCCCCACACTTCTAACAGCCATAACTTTTACCTCGGAGAATTTTTGTTCGGATTAAGTTTAGTCGAATCAAACCAATCACAATATAAATGCATTGCAGTTGCTCtgtgattgatattttttctgaaCTATAACCAATTACACCACAAGTATATTGCActtatcgtataattgatttgaaattctttatggagttattgaatttgaattatttaattggatctTGTCCGTGCCAACAAATtattgtgtttgaatttataatttcataattaattattaaatagggataattatatttattttttttatttatttagacaAACTATTTCTGTTTTTcgtttaattagaaaaattgttcttgataataaaaaattaaggcTAGTTTGTGCAAGAGTGTCGACATTTTCAATGAGTGTacgtaaaaattttaaaaaattaaaaattattcgtgtaaatgatgttgatatttttgtttaaatatatgcgcaactttttaaaaaaataacgataatttgtataaattataaatatataagtgtaaatataattattcgcattaaatattatgaaaattatcaaaataagatatataaaaatagtaataagaAAAGGACATAGAACAgtagaagaaagaaacaaattaccTTGAAGGAGACGTTTGGCAAAGAGCCGCGCGTAGGCACCACGCACCAAGTAGGAACCAAAAACGCCGCGATGGAGAGGAAATGTTCCAACGGCCACGGCGGCTTAAACTTGTTGCTGATCCCACACATCGCCCCATTCAAAACGACGCCGTCGAACCTCCTATCCGGCACAATTTTGTCGCGGCGGAGCGTGATCAGCAACGCTATAGCGCCACCCAACGACTCCGCGTACAGAAACGCCGGCAAATCCGCATCGTATCTCGCGCGAAAGCCATTGAAAAACAAGATGCACTCATCCACGACGAGGTTGATGTCCGGCAAATGAGCGACGAGCCCTTCGGAGAATCCGTGGCCCATGTGGTCGATGGCGCAGACGGCGAAGCCGTGTTTGGCGAGCGAAGTGTGCGGCTGTGAGCGGGACGAACCAGCTGGACTCGCCGGTGTAGCCGTGCACCACGCAGACGATGCCTTTGACGGGGGTGGTGGATTCTTGTGGGGTCCACCATTGGGTGAAGAGCTTGAGGCTTTGCTTGCTGGTGATGTACTCGGAGGCGTGGGTCACTCCGTGGTGAGCGTAGAACTCGGCAGGAGTCAGTGAGCCAAATGGGCTCGACTCGTTGGCTTCTGCTACGGGGTGCTTGTACTTCGACATCGCGGTGGGGGTTGGGGCCTATACGGTTTTCAGTTCAGTGGACGAAATTGTGTGTGTCagtgagatatatatatatatatatatatagagagagagagagagagagagtagcTAAGCAAGGAAGATGATGAATGGCCTTTTGCATTTACTAGATGACACTTACGGTTAGCTAGGAGACGAGACGAGCTGCTCAGTCGGCTCGATTTTAAGCTCGATTCGAGCTTGAAAaatttgagctcgagctcaattcTCTTTATTCATCAACTGGCGAGTCGATTTgcgagtttttttttttatatatatttttgtttataaaatttttatatatttaattatatatgcaatattttagcaattttatacacaaaattgatcatatattataattattaattaatatcatatattttatttcggataatataaattatagtattttcctatttttctaaatctttttcttttttattaatattatatatgtgtatgtgtatgtataatttatcatttataatttattttttgtaaataattatttttatttatattatatatattgtgtctatatttatgtatagataatttataatttatgtttataaCTTGTATAAAAATCTAAACTACCGatctaattcaaataaatacaagtcattgattttatagataaatatgaattataaataagaaaaggtctaaaccattgatttttttatcgaaTCTCCACAgttaatgcatatatataaaaatccaACGGTTCAAATTTAGGGACATAAGTATCATTTTATAggtaaaatttaatcaaaaaaagCGCATGTGTTGCACCTCTCGCATGAAAGGgatattttgcttcttttctaaaaatacaaaagggcaaattgagaattttattaatacaagggagtaaattgctatttccATATAACACATGGGGCGTAATGCAGTTTGCCCAATTCCTAAGAGGGCACCGCCGGGGTCAAAACCCGCTGGAGTCAGTGAAGTACCTTCATAACTTATAGCCTGTGCCGAAAGATCAACAAACTGATGTATTAgtgaaataatgaaaaagcGTTAACAAGGTCTTTATCACTGCAGCTGGAAGAAATGtgtaaatcttttattagTTTTGTATGCGCCTCTTATTCAGAAACCCCTTCACGCTTCCTTTTCTAGTTTACTTGGCAGTCACCTGTTGtgtgtattttaattagtcaGGGAGTTTAGGTGTTATTAGcagtttatttttctagttAAAGTCTATACGTAGGTTTTGGTTGAACCCAGCTGTGGCCgctgtttttgtattttctcaCTACTTCAGGTTACCATAATCTTCTTTCTCCCTTCACACTCTTCTCCATGGCTACGAGTTCTACCCTGCTTCGTCTGTCTTTTTATCAAAAAGATTATATCATACTATCAATTGTCGACTATTttgcattaaaaataaactagtTCCCACATCTTTCGCTATAATATGATTCGCTCGGATGGAATCTGCTGAAAAAACTATACATCTACCTGAAAAACACCAAAAGAACCACCACCAGAAGTAACATTCCATTGCAACCGTTATTTGTAGTAACTTACCACAATCCTAGACGATAAGGTGTAAATTACACCAATGCTAAGTACTACAGATaaaatgttttttgtttgatgattcCTTTGCCGTCTACTCTGTACAAGACCAGGTCCCTGATTATGTGTTCCTTGATATGTTATCAGCTGCTTTCGTCGCCCTCAATACAAGCTGAAgcagaagaaagaaattatgagGTTAACAGGGTTGCATTTATCGATCTCTAATTAGAACATGCTATACGGATTACAACTAGCTAACATATGGAACACAAGCCCGAATTTAaaacatttctttttcctcaaacCCTTCTCAACTCTACCCACGATGTCAACAACCCTGTGTTTATGTCAAGTACATTTCCAGAGGGGGTTCTGATAAAACCAGAACTCATCATTTGCTACTGCAGACTCACTCGGAAAAGCCAAGTATAGAACTAATTCAGTATGGTTGCCCAAGAACTGCAATACATCATGAAATGGTGGTATTTCAAGTGAAGTAAAGATTTCCAGAAGCAGTAAATCAGAAAGTAAATCGCAGAGAAGTAACCGTATATTCAGCAATTCACCTTCATAATCATCCTGTTGAGTGCTACCAGTTCATTATAATTCATTGGAACTATTTAAGGTCACCGGGAGAGGTGAATATGATTATAATGTTGCATGTATTTGTTGAACTggtttaatatttgaaacCTACTTGCAAATGGTTACCGTTATGTCTTCGATTAAATTTCTATGCATAATAATctgaatgtatttttaaattctctAGGTAAAGCTCCTTCTGGTCTAAGCTTAATTTCAACAAGTCTCTAGAATAGCCAAGATGGTAAACAACTTATATGTAAGACACGAATCtcttatctttctttttagatCAATGGGTGGAGACGAGAGTTCGATCAAACACTATACACTATTAAAGTCACCATGCAATTAGCATTGCATCTTGGCATGCCATGATCAAACATCAACCCCAAACACAAAAAGCTTTTGGTTGATTGACTCCACCTCATGTTTGACTATGTAGCCATAGCACTAGTCAATGATCATAACACTTTCGAGTAAAACAACATGCACTTGACTTTCTCTTCAAGTCTCATTTTTTCAACTAGATTCCATATCACAACCTATCTCAAACTTGAAGCTTAAAAACATTATCACTAAGTTGCTTCAATCTCTGCACTTCATACAGCAGAATAAGTGTAACGCGAAATGCTTGTTTACACGACCTCATACATCAAAGTAGAGCCCTTGTTATCATAAGTTCGACATGCAGCATTCATCTTCAATAAGTTGGGAGGCTACCTTTACAGGTTCAAAACATCTTCTGATAACGATGTAATCTTTAATATTAAACTACATAACATGTCATCACAGTCATCGACATCTTTGCCATGTACATATCCCATAAGGTCGTCTAGTGATCGCTGATAATTCTCTTTATATCATACAGAAGTTCTAAAGGTGAAGCTCTAAAGCACAAAGCTTGGACAAACACTTTAGCAGGATAAACTAAAAACCTGTTGGAAAGCTTCAAACTAGTCAAAGAATTGGAAATATTCTATACTCATCCTTAACTGCAgtctttgaaatttatatcTTGATGCTTCATACCCAAAGTAACATCAGCAAATACCGAGTAGCATTCAATGATAAGAGAAACCAAAACCACATCCAATGATATTCGCAAGACCCAATGCATCAAAACAAGAACTGATACCAATTCTACTAAATCTTCAGTAAAATCATTCTCCCACTTAGCCTAACATACAGGGAGAATACCAAAAATACATAGAAGGATAAAGAGAGTGAAAACGAAGAGGCTTATACCTCCACAGCAGAAACAACAGTAACAGCAAGAGAGAACCATGAAAAGTTCTCTGCAAATCACACCAAACCCTCCACACCCTGAATTTTTCGAATCAGTTTGATCGTTTTCCAAGAGCTTCTGCTGGTTGCTAGTCGACTGATCtctctgctgctgctgcttctcAATATTCATCCTATGAAGATTCCATTCAAGTTTCTTCAAGTAATTGTTCTTGAAGGAGTCCCTCAGCCTCATAGACGGCCATAGATGCATCTTCTCGCCCGAATCTTGGCAAGATAATTGATGGGTTTTCGAGTGCGTGATTTGGGCTTGGGAAATGGAGTAAAAAATTGGGGGATAATTCAACTTGAAGACGTCAACGTGGTGAAGTTTTTTATGCTATTGTCAGGTCGAAGACGCCAATTGCAGTTGGTTGGTTTCgttctattttcttctaattGCGTTTTGAACGCCTTGAAAACGAGTAATGACAATTGACACCCGCCACTTTAAATTAAGGGTTTTCagtgaattaattttagggaCCATTACACTGAGATTCcgtgtaattaatataattttttttataatttcaaaaattatatttagcactccatatatttatttttgtctaataaatagatttatttattagtcaaaattcaccaactttgttgatattagcaaaaaataaataaataaaaatgtatactttctcttgattgacttattattgatttattgcatgttaaataattttttttttatcaaactatCCTTAGACTTCTCCACATGCTTGTGCATGTGAATAGGTATATTTTAAGGgttgtttgataaaaaaaaaaattatttgacttgcaataagtcaatgcggtgtaaatataaatttttgtttaattttaaaaaaattcagtgaatATTGGAGTGTCTCATGCAACAATTAGAGAAAGACTTGAAGAAGTTGCAAAAGGAGGTGTCCGGTCATGAGGGTGCTCTTAAGAGGGCGGTGTTAGATTTTTCCCACTCAGAGGAGGGCAAGAATTACTTGGAGGCTTATAGGGAAAGCCGCCTCAAGGAGTTCAAGAAATTCGATGACCATGGCCAAGATAGCCATGCCTTACTTTTAACATAGCTTCACGGCATGTAGAGAGCAATTTCAGGCTCAAGGGTATATCCCCTTTAAAGAGAAGAGCTTTCCTTCATTGATCTTGCAACAGCTCTGTATAATGCGCCCGATCCATTTGCTAGAGGATACCCGTGTCTTTAAACTGCTTCTTGCATGCCACAAATCCATGTTCGAAATAGGGCCCTCCTATCCCAACCACCTCTCTCTGATACTTTTCAGACTTCTTAAATTGCTCCAGACGGCTTTCCCAATAGCCCTCCAAATAACGTTGGCCTTTAGTAGTATCAGGGAACTCGAGGGAGGCCTTCTCCGCTTCTTTCTTAAGGGCCTCCTCATGGCTCTAGCCTCCTTCTGTAGCCTCCTCAGGTCCTTCTCCAGTTGCTGATAATGGGcgattgttttctttttgtcctTTCTGAGCTTGGTGTTCTCTGCCCCTAAGCGTGCTACCTTCTCCTCTAGTTTTCACCTTTGAGCATCATTCTGAGAGGTGGGGGGAGAGAGAAGAGCTCTTTACATATAGAGATGGCCTGACAGGAGGAAGAAAGCGTCACATAAACActttttggaaaagaaaattaaagagagAAATACCTTAACTATGTAGGAGGGGGTTATCCTCTCCAGTTCCTCTTTTGACAAAGAGGACAACAGATGCTTATCCCGGTTGACATCACTCCTCTCAGACACCAACATCGCATTACTCCCCCTCTCTTAGTCCCAAGATTAACAGGTATGCGAGCAAGTGGAATAGGAACGAGAGAACTTGAGGGACACACCCCTTTTATCCTTAAGAATAGGCTGAGGAGGAGGCCCTGAGGTAGCTTTGTGGAACTGACAGGAGAAGCTCCAAATGAGCCCAACTTTTCTCTTTTAGAGGAACCCCCTAGGGTGGCACCTGGTGTAGGAGAGGCGGTGCGCTTCCCTTTAAACTCACTAGAAGAAGGGGTCCCCTTAGAAGACCGAGAAGAAGGAGTCTCTCCAGCTTGGGTCCCCAAAGTATGATCTCGCATCAACTTGCTAAACATGATTTATCTAATTCAGGAATAAATAATCCAGATTACAA
This region of Sesamum indicum cultivar Zhongzhi No. 13 linkage group LG4, S_indicum_v1.0, whole genome shotgun sequence genomic DNA includes:
- the LOC110011848 gene encoding uncharacterized protein LOC110011848; the protein is MHLWPSMRLRDSFKNNYLKKLEWNLHRMNIEKQQQQRDQSTSNQQKLLENDQTDSKNSGCGGFGVICRELFMVLSCCYCCFCCGACIEGDESS